One stretch of Paenibacillus sp. FSL R5-0341 DNA includes these proteins:
- a CDS encoding GerMN domain-containing protein, giving the protein MRKIQSLRTVSAAALLSIPMVLSGCGMFGAQSSEAVDPPPPIQEAAMIQAAEGNGALATLPLTTVYLQDQQGLLAPVSLTLPSGTDASSPKTALDTLVTGGAYAGMLPEGFQGVLPQGTVVQNVTIHADDKLAVVEFSGNFAKYDAKEERKMLEAVTWTLTGTPDVENVQIWVDGKKLTQMPVNSTPLPEPLNRAVGINLDLGDAFVTNSSPVTVYFSAASPAGIQYYVPVTRLVTPGEDRVQAALNELIKGPDKGGELEEVMTGGTELQSVKTAEDGTVTVALKDDMFAEGDIVPSELLQSVVLTTAENTAGKDAKVQIEWNGQKTVMGDDNRDYSAPVSKPEYINEIPI; this is encoded by the coding sequence ATGAGAAAGATCCAATCTTTGCGTACGGTATCGGCAGCTGCGCTGCTGAGCATTCCTATGGTGTTGTCAGGCTGCGGCATGTTTGGAGCACAGTCTTCCGAAGCTGTTGATCCACCACCGCCCATTCAGGAAGCAGCCATGATTCAGGCAGCCGAAGGAAATGGGGCACTCGCAACGCTTCCACTAACGACGGTATATCTGCAAGACCAGCAGGGGCTGCTCGCTCCGGTATCCCTGACCCTTCCTTCTGGAACAGATGCCAGCAGTCCGAAGACAGCTCTGGATACACTTGTCACAGGCGGGGCCTATGCCGGGATGTTGCCTGAAGGATTCCAGGGTGTTCTTCCACAGGGAACGGTTGTGCAAAATGTAACGATCCATGCGGATGACAAGCTGGCGGTCGTGGAGTTCTCGGGTAATTTTGCCAAGTATGATGCGAAGGAAGAACGGAAAATGCTAGAAGCTGTCACGTGGACATTGACGGGAACCCCGGATGTGGAGAATGTACAGATCTGGGTCGATGGTAAAAAGTTAACTCAAATGCCGGTAAACAGCACGCCGTTGCCTGAACCGCTGAATCGGGCTGTAGGAATCAATCTGGATCTGGGTGATGCGTTTGTGACCAACAGCAGTCCGGTAACGGTCTATTTCTCCGCTGCTTCGCCAGCGGGCATCCAATATTATGTTCCGGTTACACGTCTGGTCACACCTGGTGAGGATCGGGTGCAGGCAGCATTGAATGAGCTGATCAAGGGACCTGACAAAGGCGGCGAATTGGAAGAGGTCATGACAGGCGGAACGGAACTGCAATCGGTCAAAACAGCAGAGGATGGCACAGTAACAGTTGCGCTGAAAGATGATATGTTTGCCGAAGGGGATATCGTACCAAGTGAGCTGTTACAGTCTGTGGTATTAACGACTGCGGAGAATACAGCCGGCAAGGATGCCAAAGTGCAGATCGAATGGAACGGCCAAAAAACGGTCATGGGTGACGACAACCGAGATTACAGTGCGCCTGTTTCCAAGCCTGAATATATCAACGAAATTCCGATTTAA